Within the Natranaeroarchaeum sulfidigenes genome, the region CGATGGACGCCTCCTCGACCCGCGATTTCCTGCTCGAAAGCGTGAGCGCGCTGGCAGCCCACGCCACGACGCTGTCCGGGATCGCAGAGGACATCGTCGTTTTCGCCAACCGCGGGTTCGTCGAGCTGTCCGACGACTACGCCTCGACGTCCTCGATCATGCCCCAGAAGAAGAATCCGGACACGCTCGAACTGGTTCGCGCGACGGCGGGCGAGGCGGCAGCGGGAGTCAATGGCCTGCTGACGACGCTCAAGGGACTGCCGCGTGCGTACAACCGCGATCTCCAGTCCGCGACGCCGTACGCGTGGGAGACGGTCGACGCCGTGCTCGACGCGACCGACGTGGTCGGCGGGGCAGTTGCTACTGCTGAGTGGCCCGAAGACGCGCTCGCCGATGCGGCGGGCGAGGGCTTCTCGACGGCGACCGGTGTCGCCGACCTGCTCGCGGCGAACGGGCTCCCGTTCAGGACCGCCCACGAGGTCGTCGCAGTCGCTTCTGAGGACGGAGGTGATTTCGACGCCATCGACGCCGCGGCACGCGAGGTGCTCGATGCCCCGCTCGCAGAGTACGTCGATCCGGACGCAGTAGAGGCGGCACTCGACCCCGCCGAGAGCGTCGCCTCACGTGACTCGGTTGGTGGCCCCGCACCGGCGGCGGTCGAGGCGTCCCTCGGGGATGCAAACGACCAACTTGCCGCTGATCAGGACGTTCTCGCCGACCGCCGCGACGCGCTCGCGACCGGGGCGGCCCTGCTCGACGACGAGGTGAGTTCGTATGCGTGAGCTCCCGGCGTCACAGCCACCCCGGAGACGGCGATCCCCGTCCGGGGACCAAACATATAGAAATTGATACTGGATCTGTGAAAGTTGCGAAACAGTTTGTTTTGTCCCGTTAGCTAGCAGTGTGCGTATTTCTTTTCTCTGATAAGTTCGCAGGATTTAAGTAGATATAGCGACGAGAGGAGAGTACAATGACAGACTGTGTCGAATGCGGGGCGGAGGTCTCGCTGCACGACAACCTCGAAGTCGGAGAGATTATCGACTGTACCACCTGCGGCGCGGAGCTCGAAGTGATCGACGTCGAGCCGCCGGAGCTCGACAAGGCCCCCGAGCTCGAAGAGGACTGGGGCGAGTAATGACGATCGGAGCGGTCGCGAGGATACAATGAAAGTCGGACTACTCTACTCCCGGATCAGGAAAGACGAGAAACTGTTGCTCGAAGAGCTTCGCGAGCGCGATCACGATGTTGTCAAGATCGACGTTCGCAAACAGCGCTTCTCCATCCGGGAGCCGCCGGAGGCGTTCGAGGGCGTCGACGTGGTGCTCGATCGCTGTCTGGCGACCAGTCGGAGCCGGTACGCCACGCAGTTCTGTGAGGCCTACGACATCCCGATCGTCAACAGCGCCGAGACCGCAGAGATCTGTGCGGACAAGGTAAAGAACAGCCTCGCACTGGAGAAGGCGGGCATCCCCACTCCCAACACCGAAGTCGCCTTTACCAAGGACGCGGCCATGCAGATCATCGAATCCTTTGGCTACCCCTGCGTCCTCAAGCCGGTGATCGGCTCGTGGGGACGGCTGATGGCCAAGATCGACTCGAAAAGCGCCGCCGAAGCGATCCTCGAACACAAGGCGACGCTCGGTCACTACGAGCACAAGGTGTTCTACGTCCAGGAGTTCGTCGAGAAGCCGGGCCGTGACATTCGCGTACTTGCGGTCGACGGCGATCCGGTCGGCGCGATGGTCCGTTCCTCGGACCACTGGCTGACCAACGCCGCGAAAGGTGCCGAGACCGATTCCTTCGAGCTGGACGAGGAAGCGACATCGCTCGTCGAGCAGGCCAGTGACGCCGTGGGCGGCGGATTGCTCGGCGTCGATCTGATGGAGACCGGCGTCGACGAGAACGGCGATCCCGAGGGATACACGGTCCACGAGGTCAACCACACCGTCGAGTTCAAGGCGCTGAACGACGCGACCGACGTCGACGTGACCGGCGAGGTCGTCGACTGGCTCGAAGCGCAGGTCGAAGCGGAGGTGACGGTCTGATGACTGATCTGACCGCGAGCGTCGTGGGCGCGAGCGGTTTCACCGGCGGCGAACTGCTACGTCTACTGGCGGGCCACCCCGAGTTCGAGATCGAGCAGGCGACCAGCCGGAGCTACGACGGCAAGTCGGTAGGATCGGTCCACCCGAACCTTCGGGGCACCCATCCCGACCTGCGCTTTTCGGATCCAGAAGAACTGGCGAGCGTCGACGTGCTCTTTACTGCGACGCCACACGGCGTTTCGATGGAGCAGATCGACCGGTTTCAGGATGCGGCAGACACCGTCGTCGATCTCTCGGCGGATTTCCGGCTCGACACCGAAGCCGAGTACGAGGAGTGGTACGACGGGCACAGCCGCCCCGAGTTGCTCGACGAGTCGGTCTACGCACTGCCCGAGATCAACCGCGAGGCACTGCCGGGTGCGGACCTGATCGCCTCCGGCGGCTGTAACGCCACCGCGACGATCCTCGGCCTGCACCCGCTGATCGAGGCAGGCGTCCTCGACGGCTCCGAGCAGGTCGTCGTCGACGTGAAGGTCGGCTCCTCGGAGGGCGGGGCGGGTGGCGGTGACGCCTCCTCGCATCCCGAGCGCTCGGGTGTGGTCCGCCCCTACGCGCCCACGGGTCATCGCCACGAAGCCGAGATCGAGTCGTTCCTCGGGCTGGACGTCTCCTTTACCTGCCACGCGGTCGATATGATCCGCGGGGCGTCGGCGACCGCGCACGTCTTTCCGAACGGCCCCGTCTCGAAGGGAGACCTCTGGAAGGCGTATCGTGGCGCCTACGAGGACGAACCGTTCATGCGCATGGCAGCGGGTGGGAGCGGCGTCTACCGCTACCCCGAACCGAAAGCCGTCGCCGGGACGAACTACGGCGAAGTCGGTTTCGAGCTCGATCCCTCGAACAAGCGGGTCGTCGTCTTCTCGGCGATCGACAACATGATGAAAGGCTCGGCGGGGCAGGCCGTCCATGCGGCCAACGTCGCGCTCGGCCTGGAGGAGACCGCCGGGCTCGAGTTCCAGGGGCTCCACCCCGTGGGATCGCCGTAGCGGCCCGGAACCGTCAACTTTTGATACCGACAGATGCTGCATACATTCAAGAACTTCTCATGACAACGGTCGTCAAGATCGGGGGGGCGCGTGCCGTCGACCCGGCAGGTGCACTCGCCGACGTGGCAAGACTGGTCGAACAGGGCGAACAGGTAGTCGTCGTTCACGGCGGGTCGACCGCCGTCGACGACACGCTCGAGGAACTGGGCGAGGAGCCGACGTACGTCGAGACGCCGGGCGGCGTCGTCGGACGCTTTACCGACGAACGGACGATGGAGGTGTTCGAGATGGTGCTACCGGGCAAGCTCAACACCGATCTCACCGCTGGGCTACAGAACCAGGGTGTCGACGCGATCGGGCTCTCGGGCGTCGATGGCGGGCTCATCACCGGCCGCCGGAAGTCGGCCGTGCGAGTCGTCGAGGACGGCAAAAAGAAGATCAAACGCGGTGACCACTCGGGCAAGATCACCGACGTCAACGGCGATCTGCTGGAGACGTTACTCGGCGACGGCTACACCCCCGTCGTGACGGTGCCGATGCTTGGCGAAGAGAAGTCGGGCGACGTGACCCCGGTCAACGCCGACGCCGATCGCGCTGCAGCAGCAGTCGCGGGAGCGCTCGACGCGACCCTGGTCGTTCTTACGGACGTGCCGGGCATCCTCGACGACCCCGACGATGAGTCAACCCTGATCGAGCGCGCCGACGACCCCTCGGGGCTCGAACGGATCGAGGACGCCGCGGAAGGGTTCATGATGAAGAAGGTCATGGCCGCGAAGGAAGCGCTCTCGGGCGGTTCTCCGGCAGTCGTCGTCGCCGACGCCAACGCCGAGATGCCGATCACCGACGCCGTCGACGGCGGAGGCACCCATATCACGGCCGACGCACTCACCGAAGCCCCGGAGGGAGAGGTATGAGCGGATTCGTCTTCAACGAAAAGCCAATCCAGATCGAGCGTGGCGAGGGGGCCTATCTCTACGACGACAGCGGGAACGAGTATCTGGACATGGGCGCGAGCTACGCCTGCGTCCCGCTCGGTCACAACCATCCTGCCGTCGACACCGCCGTCCGAGAGCAGTTCGACGATCTGACCTACGTGCAGGCATCCTATCCGGTCCAGAGCCGGACGGACCTGTACGAACTGCTGGCCGAGACCGCACCAGAAGGAATCGACAAGGTCTGGCTCTGTAACTCCGGCACCGAGGCTAACGAGGCGGCACTGAAGTTCGCCCGCTCGGCAACCGAGAGCTCGAAGATCGTCGCCACGATGCAGGGCTTTCACGGCCGAACGATGGGCTCGCTGGCGACGACCTGGAAGAACAAGTACAAAAAGCCATACGAGCCGCTGATCGGCGACGTGGAGTTCGTCCCCTACAACGACGACGACGCGCTCGCCGAGGCGGTCGACGACGAGACCGCGGCAGTGATCGTCGAACCGATCCAGGGCGAAGGCGGTATCAACCCCGCCGAGACCTCGTTCCTCGAAACAGCACGCGAGGCGACAACCAAGTCGGATGCCGCACTGATCTTCGACGAGGTCCAGACGGGGATGGGCCGGACCGGTTCGCTGTGGGCGGCCGACGACTCGGGCGTCGTCCCCGACATGATCACCAGCGCGAAAGGACTGGGCAACGGCCTCCCGATCGGCGCGACGCTGTGTCGCGACTGGATCGCGGAAAACTACGGCTCGCACGCCTCGACGTTCAGCGGCGGCCCCGTCATCAGTGCCGCCGCCGAGGCGACCGTCTCGACTATCGTCGACGAGGGAGTTCCGGCTCATGCAGACGAGATCGGGGGCGATCTCCGCGAGGAAATTGAGGCCGAACTCGGTGACACAGTTCGCGACGTCCGTGGCGAAGGACTGATGATCGGCATCGAGGTCAAACGGGGATCGAACCGGCTGCTGAAACAGCTCGCGCTGAACCACGGCATCCTCGCGCTTCCCGCCGGGCGCTCGGTGCTGCGACTGCTCCCGCCGCTGACCATCGAGCGCGAGCATGTTGACGAAGTCGTCGACGCGCTGGTCGATATCCTGGGTGAAGACGGATGACTGCAGCCGTCGAATCCAGCGCGAGCGAGGAGGCTCGCGAACTGCTCATCGATCTCGTACGCATCCCATCACCGACCGGCGAAGAGCGAGAGGCCGCAGAGCGGCTCGCTGCCTTCTTCGAGGCCCACGACCGCAAGGTCTGGATCGACGAGATCGGCAATGTCCGCGCACCTGCCAACGACTCCGTACTGTTGACCTCTCACATCGACACCGTGCCGGGGGACATCCCGGTACGAGTCGAAGACGGTGAGGATGGCGAGGTGCTGTGGGGCCGCGGGAGCGTCGACGCCACCGGTGCACTCGCCGCGATGGCCGTCGCTGCAGTCGACACCGGCGTCAGCTTTCTTGGCGTCGTCGGCGAAGAGGTCGACTCCCGCGGCTCGCGGTTCGCGATCGATGATCGGGACACCGTTCCGGACGCCGTGATCAACGGCGAGCCAAGCGGCTGGGACGGCGTCACGCTCGGCTACCGCGGCCTGCTCGCCGGAACCTACGTCGCGACCAGCGAGTCAGGCCACAGTTCCCGCCCCGAGAACAACGCCATTCAGGACGCGATCGCCTGGTGGTCGAACATCGAAGACGAGTTCGAGGCCGACGAGTGGGAGCCGGTGTTCGAGCGGGTGACGCCGAAGCCGACCGAGATGGACGGCGGACTGACCGATGACGGCCTCTCGGTCGAGGCAACGATGGACGTACAGCTTCGGATTCCGCCGGAGCTCTCCGTCGAAGAGGTCCGCGAGATCGCCGACGGCTATCTCGACGGGATGGGCTCGGTTCACTGGAAGGACAAGGTCGAGCCGGTGATGGAAAGTCCACGGACGGAGATCGCACGGGCGTTCCGCGTTTCGATCCGGAACGCTGGCGGCGATCCGCGCCTGCTCCGAAAGACCGGCACGAGCGACATGAACGTATTCGCCGACCACTGGGACTGTCCAATCGTCACATACGGTCCCGGCGATTCCGATCTCGATCACGCGCCGAACGAGCATCTCTCGCTTGCGGAGTACGATCGCTCAATCGACGTCCTCGAATCGGTAACCGAACGCCTCACGGGTGAGAACGAATGAGTACACGACACTTCCTCGACGTAGACGACCTGACACGCACTGAACTGGAGACCGTCCTCGACGTCGCCAGCGAGTACAAGGCCGAGTACAAAGATGGCCTCCACCACGACGACTTCGATCAGCGGACCCTGGGTATGCTGTTCCAGAAGCCGAGCACGCGGACGCGAGTCTCCTTCGAGACCGGCATGACCCAGCTCGGCGGCCACGCGGTCTTCCTCGGCGAGAGCGACATCCAGCTCGGTCGTGGCGAGCCGCTCAAGGACACCTCGCGGGCGCTCTCTCGATACGTCGACGTGCTGATGGCTCGTGTGTTCAAACACGCCAACATCGAGGAGCTGGCCCGCTATGCCGACGTGCCGGTGATCAACGGGCTGACCGACGATGCGCACCCCTGTCAGACGCTCGCGGACCTGCTGACGATCCGGGAGCACCGCGGCGAGCTGGACGACGTTACCGCAGCGTGGGTCGGCGACGGCAACAACGTCGCCCAGTCGTTCGCTCTCGGCTGTGCGCTCGCCGATGTCGACCTGACGGTCGCAACTCCGGAGGGGTACGGTATCGACGACGATGTCGTCGAGCGGGCCGCCGACCTGGGCGGTAAGCCCACGGTCACGACGGATCCTGCTACGGCGGTCGAGGATGCGGACGTGGTCTATACTGACGTCTGGATCAGCATGGGCCAGGAGGACGAACGCGACGTCCGGATGAACGACTTCGAGGGGTTTCAGGTGAACGAGAAGCTGCTAACCACGGGCAACGACCCGATCGTCATGCACTGTCTGCCCGCCCACCGCGGCGAGGAGATCACCGGCGACGTGATCGAGAGTGATTCCTCGGTGGTGTGGGATCAGGCGGAGAACCGCCTGCACGCCCAGAAAGGATTGATGGTCTGGCTGGACCAACAGAACAAGTGATGACCGAACCGCTCCGTGTCGTGTCCGGTGAACTCGGTGTCGACGAACTGGTTGCGACGCTCAACGAGGGTCGACGTGTGATCGTCGAGACGGAGCTGCTCGGCTCGACCCACAACGTAACGTTACGCTTCGACGGCGGCACCTATTACTGCGACACGCCCACGACGCTGCACAAACACGATGACGAAGCCGAGATGCGCGAGTGTATCCAGCAGTTCGGATACAGCAGCGAGTGATCGGCAGTGGGGCTCACTGAAGGGCAAGCAGGCGACACTACGGACCACGGTGCGGCGTGTCGCACACCCGCCTCGTCCTGCACCGTGGCAGTCTTCTCGGAATACTCCGGAATCGCCCCGCTATCGTTGATAAACCTGTTCCGGATCGGCACGTTCTGACGGGATCGACCGGTTTTATCCTTCTGTCGGCCAATGGAATCGTATGAGCGATACCCGCGACCCGGATATGCGGCAACTGATGGAAGCTGCGGATCCTGACTTTACCGTCGTGATGTCCTGTGTATTCGGCGTCAACGAGCACGTGACGCGGACGTACATCCAGCTCCTCGACCAGCCCGGAAGCACCGTCGAGGAGCTCGCCGACGCACTGGATCGGGACCGGAGTAACGTCAACCGGGCGCTGACGACGCTGCTCGATCTGGGGCTGGCGACCCGTGAGCGACGATTGCTGGACTCGGGGGGGTACGTCTACCAGTACATGGCCGTCCCGCTACCAGAGGCAAAGGAGATGCTGAAGGAGGGACTCGACGCGTGGGCCGAGCAGGTTCACAGTGTCATCGAAGAGTTCGAGGAGAATCGCTGACCGCGAGCGTTAAGGGAGCGCCGACCCAGCGTTTAGCCGATGTCGAACGCGAAGGGCGACAGGCGAGAGCGAGAACTCGTAAACGAACTCGACGGGGCCGGATTCGCCGTGATGCGTGCACCGGCGAGCGGGAGCGCCACCGACCGGGAGCTACCGGACGTGCTCGCGGGGGACGGCGACTCTTTCTACGCGATCGAGGCGAAATCGAGCGCCGGTGACCCGATCTATCTGACCGGCGAGGAAGTCGAGGCGCTGGTGTATTTCTCCCAGAACTTCGGGGCAAAGCCACGGATCGGCGTCCGCTTCGATCGGGAGGACTGGTACTTTTTCCACCCTGCCGATCTGTACACGACTGACGGCGGCAACTATCGGGTCAAAAAGGAGACCGCACTCGCCGACGGGACGGATTTCGACGAACTGACCGGCCACTCCAGTCAGGCCCGACTCGACGACGTGGATAGTTGATCTGTCAACTAACCTATCTGCGTGCGGTTCATACTTCTGTGGGCTAAGATCCGGACAAATGCATCCCAAGCCCCCTGGCCCGAACAACTTCCCGATCGTCGGGACCACTCCGTACTACTCCCGGGATCCCTTCCGGTTCATGGAGGCAGTCCGGGACGCCTACGGGGACGTGGCGACGTTCGATCTCGGACCCAACGAGACGTACATGATCTCCTCACCGGAGCTGGTCCAGCAGGTTCTCGTGAGCGATCCCGAGCGCTTTCGCAAACCGAAGTTCCAGAGCGACGCGATGGAGGAGCTGCTCGGTAACGGGCTCCTGTTGAGCGAGGGCGAGTTCTGGCGGGAGATGCGCCAGCTCGCCCAGCCGGCGTTCGCGCCCGACCGGATCGACGAACTTACGGAGATGATGGCCACTCGGGCCGAGAGCCTGGTCAACGACTGGAACGATGGTGACGTGCGCGATATTGAAGTCGAAATGGCGACCGTAACCGTCGAGATCATCGTCGACGCGATGTTCGGCACCGAGATCGGCCCGGATCGAACCCGTATCGTTCAGGAGAACCTGGAGCCGCTGGGGCGCCGGTTCGAGCCGGATCCCCGTCGGGCTATCGTGCCGGACTGGCTACCGACCGAGGAGAACCGACAGTATCGGGCGGCGATCGAGACGCTCGAAGGCGTCATCGACGACGTAGTGGCAGAGCGGACGGACGAGGGACTCGACGGCGACGACCTGCTCTCGATCCTGCTGCGTGCTCGCGATGAGGGGCGAATAGACGACACGCAGGTGCGCGACGAGGCGATGACGATGCTGCTGGCGGGACACGACACCACGGCACTGACGCTTACGTACGCGTTCTATCTCCTCTCGGAGAACCCCGAGGCTGAGGCCCGGCTGCACGCGGAGATCGACGACGTGATCGACGGGAAACCGGGGATGGCGGATATCCCGCGCCTGAGCTACACCCGCTGGGTGTTAGACGAGGCGATGCGGCTGTATCCGCCAGTGTACACGATGTTCCGACAGGCGACCGAGGACGTCGAGCTCGGCGGCTACACGGTCCCCGAAGATGCGCTGGTAATGTTACCCCAGTGGGCCATCCATCGCGATCCGGCGAACTTCGAGGATCCAGAAGCGTTCCGGCCTGAGCGCTGGGAGTCACCGTCGAACCCGCAGTTTTCGTACTTCCCTTTTGGCGCTGGCCCCCGAAGCTGTATCGGCAAGCGGTTCTCGCTCGTCGAGGCGACAATGGTACTGGCGGCGGTCGCAAAGCGGTTCTCGCTCGACCGCGTCGACGACGGCCCGCTCGACCTGCGCGGATCGCTGACAATGCATCCCGCCGACGGGATGGAGATGCGGATCGAGCGGCGGTGAGAAAAGATCAGGACGGCGTCACTGTCAGTCGGGGACGCGGGAAGGAGTAGACGGTCAACGAGTCGGGGGCGGGACCGTGTTGGGTCAACTCAAACGAGTCCGGATAGACAACCGAGACCACGGGATCGTCGGCATCGTACTCGCGGTTCGAGTAGTGGTCGGCGACGGTACCCCGGGCCGCGGAGATGGACACCTCGTCAGCGCGGCGGTCCGATAGCCCGACGACGAGGAGTCGCTGGCCTGTCTCGCGGTCGTAGACCATGTCTCCTACGGATAGCTCGTGGGAAGGACAAAGGTACGGCTCGAAAGCTGTGTGCTCGGTGAACATCGTCTCGCCACAGCGTTCACAGTCGACGGCAATCTGATCCGGCGCGGGCACCCGGCCGGCCGTGATCTCGATGGCCACGCGTCGGACGTGTTTGCATCGCTCGTCGCGGAATCGGTGGTCGGGACAGGTACAGCGACCGGCCGGCAGGTCTACGAGATAGGCGTCATCGGACTCCCCGACGACCTCGTAGCTCCCGCGGCCGAGCGCTGTGACCGCCATCCGCTCGGTCAGGGCACGTCGCGAGCGGTCGTCGAGGTCACCCAGCGAACGGTCAGGTGGAGCGGCTGACGCGGGTGTGTGTGCGGAATGCGTCATACTAGCAGGTAGGTGCTGGATCGGCCTAAGGCTTCTCCAGATCCTGTATTAACCCTGAGAATTCCCGGACCGAACTTCAACAAAACCAACCGATTGGCTGATCAGGTTTGCACTTCGAGACAGATCCACTGGTCGCTGGTCAAGGTGCCGATCGTCTGTAGCATCCAAGACACTCTCATCGAAGCGCTTTTGATCGGCCCGTGGGTTCGATCAGGTATGGACCTCGAGCGGGAACGAGTGATCGAAATTGTCGCAGCCGTCGGCGCTGTCGTAGTCATGATCGCCACGATGATGTGGGTCGGATCAACCTACGCGACCGACGGAGCGCTGACAGATGATGGCGGGATGCTGCTCGTCGGGAGCGTGATCTTCTTTATTCTGCTGATGGCCGCGGTGGGCGTCGTGCTGGCGTACACTGTAAGTGCGGAAGACAACGACGAGGACGAAGACCACGGTTTTGACTGATTTCGTCGGCTACTCGGCGGACGCGTCCAGCCGTTCGTCGTAATAGGTAAGCGGATGATCGATCTCCGAACAGAGCTCGTCCTTGTCGACACAGAGTCCGAACGTATCCATCGTTGCACAGCTCGGTGGAGGGTACTCGCCTGTCCCGTTTTCTCCCAGATGCGCAGCCTGATACTGGATTGTCTCGTCGTTGAACTCGTCGCCAGCCGAGAGCTCGGCGACCTCGCCGGGAGACATGCCCACGCTCGTGAGGAAGGCAGTCAGCGTGAACCGGCCGGTGTGGTTGAGCTCGTCGCCCGCCTCGACACGGTCGAGGAGTGCCTTGACGCATGGCGGGAACAGATCGGGCCGGACAGCGTCAAAGTCGGTACTGAGCTGCCGGTCGGCAAGCGACTCGTCGAGACTGTCGACCGCATCGTCGAGACCCGCTGCGATCGGGTCGGGAACCGAGAGCGGAAGCCCCTCCGTGATTCGGTCCCGGATAGCCTGCTGGAGCAGGTCGTGGAGCTCCGCCTCCTCAACGGGCACTGATCCGTTCGAGAGCGCCCGATTGACCAGTCGCCACTCCTCACCGTCGAGGTCCGCAGAGAGCCGAAGATACGACCCGACGGCGATGCGGTAGCCTTCGGGCGCTGGGCGAACGTCGCCGGTGAGGTCGAACTCGGCGAGCAAGTGGTCGACGGTAAGCCGCTCGTCGCTGGTGCTTTTGAGTTGGGTATCGGAAGAGAGATCCGCCTCGAACCGCTCGCGGGCGGCGGCCGCCTCGGCGTGAGCGTACTTGCGGATCAGAACGTGCTCGTCGACAAGCGAGACGAGGACACGAGCGATCGGATAGGAGAGCAACTCGACACGGGTGCGTCGATGGGGCTGGCCGATCGTACCCTCTCGCAGCGCGGCGTCGACGCGCTCTACGGCCCGGTCGACGGCGGCCGCACCGTCGCGGTTCACGAGTTCGACGAGGTCGACCTCCGCCGCTTCGACGGCTTTGCGGGCGTCGTCGAGGAACGGGTACCGGGCATAGAGGCGCTTCATCGCTCCGGAATTGCGTTCGCGGCAGGATAAAACGACCGATCCGACAACCGGGGCGTTTTTGGGATCGACCACGTATGAACGGGTGTGACGTCGTATTTCGCGTACCCGTGTCCCGGCTGCCGGACGACGAACAACCTCCACGAGCCGGACTGTCGGTTCTCGGGAACCGAATGGCACGAGATCGAGTATGCGTACACGGCTATTCTGTCGGTGCTATCGGCCGAGCCATGTGCCGAGTCGACGCTCCGGGAGGCCGTCGACGGCCGCTGGAGCGGGCTGCACGCCGCGGCACTCGAACAGCTCCAGCGAGAGCATCGCGTGCGCGAGGCCGACGGCGTGCTGGAGCTACTGACGCCCGAGGAGCGCAAGGAACGCGTCAGCACGCCGACCCACGACCCGGTCAAGACGATCTACGAGGAG harbors:
- the argH gene encoding argininosuccinate lyase, with translation MTEEETPSSDVVRRDRFTGGPAREFLSSMDADRRIFAADIAVDRAHVVMLAEQGIVSEDVAGEILAALDEIEAAGHETLPEGEDVHAAIETAVIERVGEDGGKMHTARSRNDEVATCIRYRLREDLLDAIEATIALREQLLETASEHTDTVMPGYTHLQPAQPTTVAHWLCSYEQAIARDTERLLDAYGRVNRSPLGAAAFAGTTFDIDRERTAELLGFESIVENSMDASSTRDFLLESVSALAAHATTLSGIAEDIVVFANRGFVELSDDYASTSSIMPQKKNPDTLELVRATAGEAAAGVNGLLTTLKGLPRAYNRDLQSATPYAWETVDAVLDATDVVGGAVATAEWPEDALADAAGEGFSTATGVADLLAANGLPFRTAHEVVAVASEDGGDFDAIDAAAREVLDAPLAEYVDPDAVEAALDPAESVASRDSVGGPAPAAVEASLGDANDQLAADQDVLADRRDALATGAALLDDEVSSYA
- the lysW gene encoding lysine biosynthesis protein LysW, which encodes MTDCVECGAEVSLHDNLEVGEIIDCTTCGAELEVIDVEPPELDKAPELEEDWGE
- the lysX gene encoding lysine biosynthesis protein LysX, which encodes MKVGLLYSRIRKDEKLLLEELRERDHDVVKIDVRKQRFSIREPPEAFEGVDVVLDRCLATSRSRYATQFCEAYDIPIVNSAETAEICADKVKNSLALEKAGIPTPNTEVAFTKDAAMQIIESFGYPCVLKPVIGSWGRLMAKIDSKSAAEAILEHKATLGHYEHKVFYVQEFVEKPGRDIRVLAVDGDPVGAMVRSSDHWLTNAAKGAETDSFELDEEATSLVEQASDAVGGGLLGVDLMETGVDENGDPEGYTVHEVNHTVEFKALNDATDVDVTGEVVDWLEAQVEAEVTV
- the argC gene encoding N-acetyl-gamma-glutamyl-phosphate reductase, with amino-acid sequence MTDLTASVVGASGFTGGELLRLLAGHPEFEIEQATSRSYDGKSVGSVHPNLRGTHPDLRFSDPEELASVDVLFTATPHGVSMEQIDRFQDAADTVVDLSADFRLDTEAEYEEWYDGHSRPELLDESVYALPEINREALPGADLIASGGCNATATILGLHPLIEAGVLDGSEQVVVDVKVGSSEGGAGGGDASSHPERSGVVRPYAPTGHRHEAEIESFLGLDVSFTCHAVDMIRGASATAHVFPNGPVSKGDLWKAYRGAYEDEPFMRMAAGGSGVYRYPEPKAVAGTNYGEVGFELDPSNKRVVVFSAIDNMMKGSAGQAVHAANVALGLEETAGLEFQGLHPVGSP
- a CDS encoding acetylglutamate/acetylaminoadipate kinase, coding for MTTVVKIGGARAVDPAGALADVARLVEQGEQVVVVHGGSTAVDDTLEELGEEPTYVETPGGVVGRFTDERTMEVFEMVLPGKLNTDLTAGLQNQGVDAIGLSGVDGGLITGRRKSAVRVVEDGKKKIKRGDHSGKITDVNGDLLETLLGDGYTPVVTVPMLGEEKSGDVTPVNADADRAAAAVAGALDATLVVLTDVPGILDDPDDESTLIERADDPSGLERIEDAAEGFMMKKVMAAKEALSGGSPAVVVADANAEMPITDAVDGGGTHITADALTEAPEGEV
- a CDS encoding aspartate aminotransferase family protein, producing the protein MSGFVFNEKPIQIERGEGAYLYDDSGNEYLDMGASYACVPLGHNHPAVDTAVREQFDDLTYVQASYPVQSRTDLYELLAETAPEGIDKVWLCNSGTEANEAALKFARSATESSKIVATMQGFHGRTMGSLATTWKNKYKKPYEPLIGDVEFVPYNDDDALAEAVDDETAAVIVEPIQGEGGINPAETSFLETAREATTKSDAALIFDEVQTGMGRTGSLWAADDSGVVPDMITSAKGLGNGLPIGATLCRDWIAENYGSHASTFSGGPVISAAAEATVSTIVDEGVPAHADEIGGDLREEIEAELGDTVRDVRGEGLMIGIEVKRGSNRLLKQLALNHGILALPAGRSVLRLLPPLTIEREHVDEVVDALVDILGEDG
- a CDS encoding [LysW]-lysine hydrolase, translated to MTAAVESSASEEARELLIDLVRIPSPTGEEREAAERLAAFFEAHDRKVWIDEIGNVRAPANDSVLLTSHIDTVPGDIPVRVEDGEDGEVLWGRGSVDATGALAAMAVAAVDTGVSFLGVVGEEVDSRGSRFAIDDRDTVPDAVINGEPSGWDGVTLGYRGLLAGTYVATSESGHSSRPENNAIQDAIAWWSNIEDEFEADEWEPVFERVTPKPTEMDGGLTDDGLSVEATMDVQLRIPPELSVEEVREIADGYLDGMGSVHWKDKVEPVMESPRTEIARAFRVSIRNAGGDPRLLRKTGTSDMNVFADHWDCPIVTYGPGDSDLDHAPNEHLSLAEYDRSIDVLESVTERLTGENE
- the argF gene encoding ornithine carbamoyltransferase, whose protein sequence is MSTRHFLDVDDLTRTELETVLDVASEYKAEYKDGLHHDDFDQRTLGMLFQKPSTRTRVSFETGMTQLGGHAVFLGESDIQLGRGEPLKDTSRALSRYVDVLMARVFKHANIEELARYADVPVINGLTDDAHPCQTLADLLTIREHRGELDDVTAAWVGDGNNVAQSFALGCALADVDLTVATPEGYGIDDDVVERAADLGGKPTVTTDPATAVEDADVVYTDVWISMGQEDERDVRMNDFEGFQVNEKLLTTGNDPIVMHCLPAHRGEEITGDVIESDSSVVWDQAENRLHAQKGLMVWLDQQNK
- a CDS encoding helix-turn-helix domain-containing protein, with amino-acid sequence MSDTRDPDMRQLMEAADPDFTVVMSCVFGVNEHVTRTYIQLLDQPGSTVEELADALDRDRSNVNRALTTLLDLGLATRERRLLDSGGYVYQYMAVPLPEAKEMLKEGLDAWAEQVHSVIEEFEENR
- the hjc gene encoding Holliday junction resolvase Hjc; this translates as MSNAKGDRRERELVNELDGAGFAVMRAPASGSATDRELPDVLAGDGDSFYAIEAKSSAGDPIYLTGEEVEALVYFSQNFGAKPRIGVRFDREDWYFFHPADLYTTDGGNYRVKKETALADGTDFDELTGHSSQARLDDVDS